From a region of the Falco cherrug isolate bFalChe1 chromosome 9, bFalChe1.pri, whole genome shotgun sequence genome:
- the REXO4 gene encoding RNA exonuclease 4 isoform X1, whose amino-acid sequence MAKQGPAEPEARRTGRRRKRKARRGRGEAAAGPAPQGPGMAAAPPRSPREFSSNWKALQELLKQKANSANESLSACQTFTTKHPVKVGNGQGVPAVNGNGNVVKAKSTHKTGNGSAKDSPPLAKEKSKSVAVDEKLNSTKSGGKGCKEKKKNGSILKEKGNIKHKRRKAEEHAEEQPKEAEIWFDDVDPNDIEAAIGPEAAKIARRNLGLETGQPKQSVEQVLVKEKASEGLTRAVAMDCEMVGVGPKGEDSIVARVSIVNQFGKCVYDKYVKPTEEVTDYRTAVSGIRPENINTGEDFKTVQKEVANILNGRILVGHALRNDLKVLFLDHPQKKIRDTQKYKPFRQRVKNGRPSLKLLCERLLNVQVQTSEHCSIQDAQAAMRLYTLEKKKWEAAVKNKSNNKNCKT is encoded by the exons ATGGCGAAGCAGGGCCCCGCGGAGCCCGAGGCCCGCAGGacgggcaggaggaggaagaggaaggccCGGCGCGGCCGTGGggaagcggcggcggggcccgcgccACAAGGCCCCGGCATGGCGGCggcccccccccgcagcccccgggaGTTCTCCTCCAACTGGAAGGCGCTGCAGGAG CTACTCAAGCAAAAGGCAAATAGCGCTAATGAGTCTCTTTCTGCGTGTCAAACATTCACGACAAAGCACCCAGTCAAAGTGGGAAATGGCCAGGGAGTCCCAGCTGTGAATGGGAATGGGAATGTGGTGAAGGCCAAATCCACACATAAAACAGGCAATGGTTCTGCTAAAGACAGCCCTCCTCTGGCTAAGGAAAAATCCAAGAGCGTTGCAGTGGATGAGAAATTAAATAGTACCAAAAGCGGTGGAAAaggctgcaaagaaaaaaagaaaaatggcagtattttaaaggagaaagGTAATATAAAACATAAGAGGAGGAAAGCTGAAGAACACGCAGAGGAGCAACCCAAAGA GGCTGAAATCTGGTTTGATGACGTTGATCCAAACGATATTGAAGCAGCAATAGGACCTGAAGCAGCAAAAATTGCTAGAAGAAATCTGGGACTTGAAACAGGCCAACCCAAACAGTCTGTGGAGCAGGTGCTGGTTAAAGAAAAGGCTTCTGAAGG GCTGACACGAGCTGTAGCCATGGACTGTGAGATGGTGGGAGTGGGACCAAAGGGTGAAGACAGTATTGTGGCTCGTGTGTCCATCGTGAATCAATTTGGAAAGTGCGTTTATGACAAGTATGTCAAGCCTACAGAAGAGGTGACTGATTACAGAACAGCTGTTAGTGGCATACGCCCTGAGAACATAAATACAG gtgaagattttaaaacagttcaGAAGGAGGTCGCCAACATCTTAAATGGGAGGATTTTAGTTGGACATGCTTTACGCAATGATTTAAAG GTCCTATTTCTTGATCACCCTCAGAAGAAGATACGTGACACACAAAAATACAAGCCTTTCAGACAGAGAGTCAAG aaCGGGCGGCCATCATTGAAACTGCTCTGTGAGAGACTGTTGAATGTTCAAGTGCAGACATCGGAGCACTGCTCA ATTCAGGATGCACAAGCAGCTATGAGACTGTACACcttagagaaaaagaaatgggaagctGCTGTTAAGAACAAATCTAACAACAAAAATTGTAAAACTTGA
- the REXO4 gene encoding RNA exonuclease 4 isoform X2 produces MAKQGPAEPEARRTGRRRKRKARRGRGEAAAGPAPQGPGMAAAPPRSPREFSSNWKALQELLKQKANSANESLSACQTFTTKHPVKVGNGQGVPAVNGNGNVVKAKSTHKTGNGSAKDSPPLAKEKSKSVAVDEKLNSTKSGGKGCKEKKKNGSILKEKGNIKHKRRKAEEHAEEQPKEAEIWFDDVDPNDIEAAIGPEAAKIARRNLGLETGQPKQSVEQVLVKEKASEGLTRAVAMDCEMVGVGPKGEDSIVARVSIVNQFGKCVYDKYVKPTEEVTDYRTAVSGIRPENINTGEDFKTVQKEVANILNGRILVGHALRNDLKVLFLDHPQKKIRDTQKYKPFRQRVKIQDAQAAMRLYTLEKKKWEAAVKNKSNNKNCKT; encoded by the exons ATGGCGAAGCAGGGCCCCGCGGAGCCCGAGGCCCGCAGGacgggcaggaggaggaagaggaaggccCGGCGCGGCCGTGGggaagcggcggcggggcccgcgccACAAGGCCCCGGCATGGCGGCggcccccccccgcagcccccgggaGTTCTCCTCCAACTGGAAGGCGCTGCAGGAG CTACTCAAGCAAAAGGCAAATAGCGCTAATGAGTCTCTTTCTGCGTGTCAAACATTCACGACAAAGCACCCAGTCAAAGTGGGAAATGGCCAGGGAGTCCCAGCTGTGAATGGGAATGGGAATGTGGTGAAGGCCAAATCCACACATAAAACAGGCAATGGTTCTGCTAAAGACAGCCCTCCTCTGGCTAAGGAAAAATCCAAGAGCGTTGCAGTGGATGAGAAATTAAATAGTACCAAAAGCGGTGGAAAaggctgcaaagaaaaaaagaaaaatggcagtattttaaaggagaaagGTAATATAAAACATAAGAGGAGGAAAGCTGAAGAACACGCAGAGGAGCAACCCAAAGA GGCTGAAATCTGGTTTGATGACGTTGATCCAAACGATATTGAAGCAGCAATAGGACCTGAAGCAGCAAAAATTGCTAGAAGAAATCTGGGACTTGAAACAGGCCAACCCAAACAGTCTGTGGAGCAGGTGCTGGTTAAAGAAAAGGCTTCTGAAGG GCTGACACGAGCTGTAGCCATGGACTGTGAGATGGTGGGAGTGGGACCAAAGGGTGAAGACAGTATTGTGGCTCGTGTGTCCATCGTGAATCAATTTGGAAAGTGCGTTTATGACAAGTATGTCAAGCCTACAGAAGAGGTGACTGATTACAGAACAGCTGTTAGTGGCATACGCCCTGAGAACATAAATACAG gtgaagattttaaaacagttcaGAAGGAGGTCGCCAACATCTTAAATGGGAGGATTTTAGTTGGACATGCTTTACGCAATGATTTAAAG GTCCTATTTCTTGATCACCCTCAGAAGAAGATACGTGACACACAAAAATACAAGCCTTTCAGACAGAGAGTCAAG ATTCAGGATGCACAAGCAGCTATGAGACTGTACACcttagagaaaaagaaatgggaagctGCTGTTAAGAACAAATCTAACAACAAAAATTGTAAAACTTGA